In Flavobacterium piscisymbiosum, the sequence CATAATTAAATTTACAAGCGAAATATATTTCAAGGTAATAATTCGTTTTGCAATTTGGTAAGAGATTGAACTTCCTTTATAGCAAACTACTTCGGGAACTTTAAAAAGAGCCGTTTCAAGAGTTGCAGTTCCGGAAGTTACCAGCGCTGCAGTTGAAGAACGCAGTAAATCATAGGTTTTATTAGAAACAAATGCGATGTTTTTGTTACTAATAAATTGCTGATAAAATTCATAATCCTGACTTGGAGCACCCGCGATTACAAATTCATAATCCTGAAAATCATCAACAACACTTAGCATAACGCCTAGCATTTTGGTAATTTCCTGTTTTCGGCTTCCCGGTAAAACGGCAATAATAGGTTTTTCGCCCAATTTATGTTCTTTCCTAAAAATAGCTTCATCAAAAGGCGGCTGATTCTGGATCGCATCAATTAAGGGATGGCCCACAAAATCTACCGGAAAATGATGTTTGTCTTCGTAAAAGCTTTTTTCGAAAGGTAAAATCACAAACATTTTGTCAATGTCTTGTTTGATAGCTTTGATTCTGTTTTCTTTCCATGCCCAAATTTGGGGCGAGATATAATAATGAGTTTTATAATTTAATGCCTTTGCCCATTTTGCAATACGCATATTAAAACCTGGATAATCGATAAAAATTAAAACATCAGGCTGATATTCTAAGATATCTTTTTTGCAAATTTTAATATTGTTTAAAATGGTTTTTAAATTAAAAATAACTTCAATAAACCCCATAAAAGCCAATTCACGATAGTGTTTTACTAAAGTTCCTCCTGCTTTTTGCATCAAATCACCTCCCCAAAATCTAATATCGGCCTGAGGATCTTCCTCGTAGATAGCTTTCATTAAATTTGAACCATGTAGATCTCCGGAGGCTTCACCCGCTATTATGTAGTATTTCATATGAATTTTATTGAAAGTGTGTTTTAATTTTTAAACACAACAATTTTTTTGCAAAACAAAGATAAGATTTAAATAAATAAAGTAGAAATTGCTAAAACAATCACAGCCAGAACAACACCTCTAGCCTTAAGTTCTTCGTTTCTTTTTAATAGAATCCAAAAAACGGCGAGGTCTAATACTGTACCTATAGTAATTAC encodes:
- the lpxB gene encoding lipid-A-disaccharide synthase; its protein translation is MKYYIIAGEASGDLHGSNLMKAIYEEDPQADIRFWGGDLMQKAGGTLVKHYRELAFMGFIEVIFNLKTILNNIKICKKDILEYQPDVLIFIDYPGFNMRIAKWAKALNYKTHYYISPQIWAWKENRIKAIKQDIDKMFVILPFEKSFYEDKHHFPVDFVGHPLIDAIQNQPPFDEAIFRKEHKLGEKPIIAVLPGSRKQEITKMLGVMLSVVDDFQDYEFVIAGAPSQDYEFYQQFISNKNIAFVSNKTYDLLRSSTAALVTSGTATLETALFKVPEVVCYKGSSISYQIAKRIITLKYISLVNLIMDQEVVTELIQSECNTKRIKEELQKLLEPTYREKLLKNYDILEQKLGGVGASKKTAKLIVADLK